In Streptomyces rapamycinicus NRRL 5491, the genomic stretch ACACGCCGGGGCTGCTGGCGCTCGCCCGTGGCGACGCCGCGCCGCCGTCAGAGTGAGGCGCCCGCGCACATCACCAGCGTCTGGCCGGTGACCGCGCCGCCCTCCGGGCCCAGCAGGAACGAGGTCAGCCCCGCCACCTCCTCCGCGCGGACCAGCCGCCCCAGCGGTGGCATCACGGGCGGGGTGCGGCTGCGGCCGGGGTCCCGCAGCATGGGGGTGTCCGTCGGCCCGGGCGCCACCACGTTGACCGTGACCGCCCTTGGCGCCAGCTCGGCCGCCCAGGACCGGGCCAGCGCGGGCAGCGCCGCCTTGGTGGCCGCGTACTGGCTCTTGCCGGGGACACCCGTCATCGTCCGGCTGCCCACCAGCACCACCCGGCCACCGTCCGCGACCCGGTCCACCAGCGTGTCCACCAGGACGCCCGCCGCCTGCACATGGATCCGCCACATGAGGGATCCGTCCTCGGGGTCGAGCTCCCCCAGCCGCGCCGAGCGCTGAACGCCCGCCGCGTGCACGATCGCGTCCACCCCGGACACCGGGGCCAGCACCTCGGGGAGGCCCTCCGGCCGGGACAGATCGGCCGGAATCCAGTGCAGCCGCGTCACCGCGTGCGCGGGGGCCGTACGGCTGAGCCCGGTGATCCGCCACCCCTCGTCCAGCAGCCGGGCGGCGATCGCGGCGCCGATACCGGAGCTGACACCGGTGACCACGGCGTGCCGGGACTCAGCCATCGGCCGCCCAATCCGGTGTGACGCGGACGTACTTGATGGCCTGGCGGTGGTAGGTGTACGCGATGTGCAACGTGCCGTCGGGGCCCTGCCGGATGGTGGGGTAGGACAGCTCGCGGTTGAGCCGGTCGCGTGAGTTGTTGGTCAGGCAGTGGCCGTCGCCGGTGTCCAGATCGCGCCGTACCGGCCAGGTCAGGCCGTGGTCGGAGGACAGCGCGAGGGTCATCGGGGCGCGGGGCGCGCCCCAGAAGGCGCCGGGCGCGGAGTCGTCCGGCGTGGCGGCCGGGGCCGGTGTCTCTCCGGTCTGCCCCTCATCGTCGATCTCGTCGTAGAGGGACACCCGGCGGGCCGTGGCGTCCGCGCGGCTGCTGTGGTTGTAGACCAGCGCGAGCCGTCCGTCGGCGAGCGGGACGTACTGCACGGAGGAGTTGTTGTTGGGCAGTTCGGTGCGGACCGGCTCGCTCCAGGTCTCCCCGCCGTCGGTGCTGTGCGAGCGGTACACCGCGTCCGCCCAGCGGCTGCGGAAGAGGGCCAGCAGGGTGGTGTCCGGCAGTTGGTGGACGTTCATGTGCACACAGCCGGTCGAGCCCGGCACCGGCCGCTCGCGCCAGGTGCGCCCCTGGTCGTCACTGATCATCACCGCGCTGGTGTCGCGGTCGCCGACCCATTTGACACCGGGTGTGGCCACGCAGTGGAACACCGGCAACAGCCACCGCCCGGAGTCCAGGACGGCCACCGGCTGACGGATGAACACCCCGCCCGCCTCCGTGGCCGGGAACAGCGTACGCGGCGCGCCCCAGGTGACACCCGCGTCGGCGGACACCCGCAGCCGGACCTCGGCGGTGTCCTGATCGCCCGCCCGCTGGGCGGTGTACAGCAACCACAGCTCCCCGTCGGGGGTCGGGAACAGCAGCGGGTTCTGCTCCGAGCGGGTGTCGTCGTCCGAGAGCCGGACCGGCTCGGTCCAGGTGCCGGCCCCCGGGGCGAGCCGCGAGAACCACACGGAGATGTCCGGCACGCCCTCCTGCGTGCCCCCGAACCACACACATCCGAGGTCCCCTCCGGGCAGCACGGTGAGGTTGGCGGCATGGTTCTGCACGGCGGGCGCGGGCAAGAACGCCTCCCGCAGCCCCGGGTCCCCCGGGCGCGCCCGAAGCCGCCCGTCCGTCAGCGGTATCGCGGTGTCATCGTCGGCGGTCATGTTCGCCGGGCTCCTCAAGGTTGTGGTGATACGGGTTCGGGGGGTGCGGAAGAACCCACGGACCTACCGGTTGTACGCGGGCATCGGCCCCCGTAGCCGCGCCCCCACCTCGTCGCACGCCGCCGCCACCTCCGCCGGGAGCGGCCCCGCCGCCGCGGCGGCCAGGTTGGCGCGGAGGTGCTCCACACGGGAGCCGCCGAGCAGCAGCGCGTCCACCCCGTCCCGCCCGAGCAGCCAGCGCAGCGAGAGGTCGACCAGCGGGATGCCCGCCTCCTCGGCGATCCGCGACAGGCTCCGTACGCCCTCGAAGAGCCCGGCGTCCCAGTAGCGCCGCCGGTACATCTCCGCCACCCGCGAGTCGCCGAAGCGCCCCGACTCCGGCTGCTCCTCAAAGGCATGACGGCCCGTCAGCAGGCCGCCGCCCAGCGGGTTGTAGACCATGGTGCGCAGCCCGCTGGTGGCCGCGTACTCCCGGTACTCCTCCTCGATCCGCCGTGCCAGCAGGTTGTACAGCTGCTGGGCCACCACCGGGCGCGGCGCGCCGACCCGGTCGGCGGTGTGGGTGACCTCGGCGATCTGCCAGGCGGCGTAGTTGGAGACGCCGAGTGCGAGGATCTTGCCCTCGGTGACGAACTCGGCGACCGTGCCGAGGGTCTCCTCCAGCGGCGTCGCCCGGTCGGGCTGGTGCAGATAGAACAGGTCGACACGGTCGGTGCCCAGGCGGCGCAGGCTGCCCTCGAGGGCCGCGCGCATCCCGCGCGCGGACAGCGGTGAGTGGCCGCCGGCGTCGGGGTGCGGCATACCGGCCTTGGTGGCGAGCACTATCCGGTCGCGGCGGCCGGGCAGCAGCTCGGCCAGGATCGTCTCGGTGGTGCCGCCCGCGTAGGCGTTCGCGGTGTCCACCCCCGTCACCCCGGCGTCCAGCGCGGTGTCCAGCATCGCGGCGGCGCCCGCCCGGTCCACCGTGTCACCGAAGGTCATGGTGCCGAGCACCAGCCGCGAGAGCCGCACCGGGACGCCCGGCAGGGCGACCCCTCCGGGAGACGCCTGGCTGGTGGTGTGGGTGTGCGCATGCGCGTTCACTGCGTCGCTCCTGGTTCCTGGCCGGCCCCGACGGGTGCCTGGTCGGCCGCGACGGGTGCCTGGTCGGCCGCGACGGGTGCCTGGTCGGCCGCGACGGGTGCCTGGTCGGCCGCGATCGCGGACACGAGGGCGCGCGGTTTGCGTCCCCGCATGGTCGTCGGGTCGAGCGCCGCCCGTCGCAGCGCCCGGGTGTAGGGCTCGACGGGCGCGGAGAGCACCGTTCCGGTGGGCCCGGATTCGATGATCCGCCCGGCGCGCATCACCACCACCTCGGAGCTGATCTCGCGGACCACGCCGAGGTTGTGGGAGATGACGATGTAGGCGAGCCCCCGTTCGGTCTGGAGCTCCCGCAGCAGCTGGAGCACCTGGGCCTGTACGGAGACGTCCAGCGCGGAGGTGGCCTCGTCGCACACCAGCAGCTCGGGGCCGCTGGCCAGGGCGCGGGCGATGCCGATCCGCTGCCGCTGGCCGCCGGAGAACTCGGCCGGGCGGCGCTGGAGCGCACCGGCGGGCAGCCCGACCTGGTCGATGAGGGCGGCGGCGCGGCGGGCGCGTTCGGCCCCGGAGCGCATGCCGTTCAGCCGCAGCGGTTCGGCCACGATCTCCTCGGCCGTCAGATGCGGGTCCAGGGAGCCGTACGGATCCTGGAAGACCATCTGCACCCGCTTGCGCAGCGGACGCAGCCGCCGTTCGGGCAGGCCCGCGATGTCGGTTCCGTCGAGCAGGATCCGGCCCCGGGTGGGGCGCAGCAGCCGGACGATGGAGCGTGCGATGGTGGACTTGCCGCAGCCGGACTCGCCGACGACGCCGAGCGCGCCGCCGGGCGGGACGGCGAAGCTGACGCCGTCCACCGCGCGGAAGACACCGCCGGCGACCGGGTATTCGACCACCAGGTCCTCGACGGCCAGCAGGGGTGTGGGGGTCACAGCGCCTCCTCGGTGACGGCGGCCGCGGGGGTCTCGTCCCAGGGGCCCAGGGTGGGCACGGCGGCGAGCAGATCGCGGGTGTACCGCTCGCGGGGGTGGTCCACGATCTGTTCCACCGGCCCCGACTCCACGAAACGGCCGTCGCGCATGACGTGGATGCGGTCGGAGACCAGCCGGGCCACCCCCAGGTCGTGGGTGATCATCAGGATGCCGATGCCGGTGCGCTCCTGCAGCTCCATCAGCAGGTCCAGGACGCCCGCCTGGACGGTGACGTCGAGCGCCGAGGTCGGCTCGTCGGCCACCAGCAGCCGGGGCTCGGCGGCCAGGGCGATGGCGATGAGGACGCGCTGGAGCATGCCGCCGGAGAACTGGTGCGGGTAGGCGCCCCAGCGGGTCTCGGGGCGGGGGATCCGCACCCGGCCGAGCAGTTCGACGCCCTTGGCACGGGCGTCGGCGCGGGACATCCCCGGGTGGCGCAGCCGGAGTGCCTCGCCCAGCTGTCGGCCGATGGTGTGCACCGGGCTGAGCGCGGTCATCGGGTCCTGGGGGATCAGGGACACCCCGCGGCCGCGGATCCGCCCGGCGGCGGTGGCGTCGGCGATGACGTCGGCGCCGAAGATCCGGGCCGTTCCGGAGAGGACGGCGAGCCCTTCGGGCAGCAGCCGCAGCAGCCCCATCGCGGTGGTGGACTTGCCGGAGCCGGACTCGCCGATGATGGTGACCGTCTCGCCGGGGCCGATGGTGAAGCCGACCCCGTCGACCGCGCGCACCACACCGCGGTCGGTGATCAGCTCGATCTGCAGGTCCTCGACCTCCAGCAGCGGGGTGTTCGTCGGATCGCTCGTGGTGTCGCTCATCGGGAGCCCTCCGTCGTACGCCGTCGGGTGCGGTCGCGCAGTCCGTCGCCCAGCAGGTTGACCCCGACCACCAGCAGCACGATGACGAGGCCGGGCAGGGTCACCAGCCACCAGGAGGTGGTGATGTAGTCCTGGCCGTCGGAGATGATCCGGCCCCAGGTGGCGAACGGCCGCTGGGGGCCCGCGCCGAGGTAGCTGAGCGCGCTCTCCAGCAGCACCGCCTGGGCGAGCAGCAGCAGGACCACGAGCGATGCCTGGCGGACGATGTTGGGGATGACATGGCGGGCCAGGATGGCGATCCGGGGCAGCCCCAGCACCTGCGCGGCGGCCACATACGGCTTCTCCCGCTCGACCAGCACCAGGGACCGGGTCAGCCGGGCCACCTCGGGCCACTGGGCGATGGCGATGACGCAGGTGATGACGGTGACGGAGGGGCCGAAGAGGGCCACGACGAGCAGCAGCATCATCAGCAGCGGCAGCGACATCTGGGCCTCCAGCAGCCGGGAGACGACGGCGTCCACCCAGCGGCCGTAGTACCCGGCGGCCGCGCCCGCGACGATGCCGATGAGACCGGAGACGACGACGGCGAGCACCCCGACCGTCAGGGACACCTGGCCGCCGTGCAGCACCCGGGAGAGCACATCGCGGCCGAGCTGGTCGGTGCCGAAGAGATGGCCGTCGGTCAGCGGGGCGAGCCGGCGCCGGGAGAGGTCCTGGTCGCCCGCGCCGGGCAGGGGCAGCACCTGGGCGAGTGCCACCGGCACCACGACCAGCAGGGTGCACACCGCGCCCGTCCACAGCTTGAGGCTCGCGCTGCGGCGGCGCCGGGTGGCGGTGGCGCGGGCCAGATCCCTGGCGGTGACCGCGCTGGGGCGGGTCCCGGGGCCGGCCTTCGCGGGGGCCGGGGGTTCGAGGGCGCCTTGCATCTCAGGCCGCCTTTCCCAGGCGTACCCGCGGGTCGAGCAGCGGGTACGCCAGGTCGATGAGGAGTTGGACGAGGACCGCCAGCGCGGCGGTGACCAGCACGGTCGCCTGGATCAGCGGATAGTCGCGGGTCTCCAGGGCGCGGACGACCAGCGAGCCGACCCCGGGCCAGCCGAACACCACCTCGACCACCACGACACCGTTGAGCATCGCGGCGAACCGGGTGCCGAGCGCGGTGAGCACCGGGATGGCGGAGTTGCCCATGGCGTAGCGCCAGGTCAGTACGCGGTTCGAGACCCCGCGGGAACGGGCGACGGTGACGTACGGCGAGGCGAGGGCCGCCACCATCTCCCGGCGGACCAGCCGGGAGATCAGCGCCATCTGGAGGATCGCCACGGTGACGGTGGGCAGGATCAGTCCGCCCCAGGTGGTGAAGCCGGATGCGGGCAGCACCGGGACGGCCACGGCGAAGAGGGTCAGCAGCATCACGCCGATCCAGAAGTCCGGCATGGACTGCCCGGCGATGGTCAGCACATTGGCGCCCAGCTCCCGCTTGGTGTCGGCGCGGCGGGCCATCCACACGCCGAGCGGCACGGCCACCACGGTGGTGAGGGCGATCGCGGAGAGGGAGAGGGTGATGGTGTACGGCACCCGGTCCAGCACCACGTCCAGGGCGGGCGCGTGGAAGGAGTAGCTGGTGCCGAGGTCGCCGGTGAACAGATCGCGCAGGAAGAGCCCGTACTGGGTGAGCAGTCCGCGGTCCAGGCCGAACTGCTCCCGGATCCGGGCGAGGTCCGCGCTGGAGGGGTTGGGCCCGGCCAGGGCGGCGGCGGGGTCGCCCGGGGCCATGCGGACCAGGACGAAGACGGTGGAGAGGGTCAGGAAGACGGTCAGGACGCTCTGGCCCAGGCGGCGTATCAGATAGCGCGGCACGGCTCAGCCCTCCAGACGCACGGCGGCGAGGTCGTAGGAGTTGAGCTGGAGCAGGCCCACATCGCGCACCCGGGTGCGGCGGGCCAGCACCACATCGGGGACGAACGCCCACAGGCAGGGGCGGGTGTCCCAAATCTGCTTCTGGACGGCGGCGAGCCGCTCGTTCCGCGTCTTCTCGTCGGTCTCGGCGGAGGCGTCGGCCAGCCGGGTGGCGATCCGGGGGAAGACATAGCCCTGGTAGGTGTCCCGGCTCCGCTCCTTCTCCGGCGTGCCGCCGTACATGCCCTGGAGGCTGGTGGAGGCGTGGCCGGTGGGGACGGAGAAGCCGTTGCCGAGGACGTCCCAGTCGCCGCGGCGGCCCTGCCGCCACTGCTGGATGTCGCCGCCCGGTTCGAACTGCTGGAGGCTGGCGCGGACGCCGGCCCCGCGCAGCATCTCCAGCACGGCCTCCATCACCGAGGTGTCCGCGGGGAACTCGCCCGACTCCCAGATGATCTTCACCTTGAGATCGCTCGCGCCCAGCGCGGCGAGGCGCTTGCGGGCCTCGCCGGGGTCGTGGACGTAACGCCCGGTGCGTACGGCCCCCTTGAGGGCGAGCGGGACGACGCCCTCGGCCTGCTGGGCCGAGTCGGTGAGCACATCGCGCACCAGGGCCTCGCCGTCGATGGCGTAGCTGAGCGCCTCGCGCACCCGGGCGTCGGCCAGCGGATGTCCGCGTGGCTTGCGGAAGTTGAAGAACAGCTGGTTGACGCGGGTGCCCGAGGTGCGGTCCAGGCGCACCCCCGGCAGGCCCTTGAGCTGCTCGGCGGAGTCGGGGGTGATCGTGTCGATGACGTCCAGCTCACCGCTGCGCACGGCGACGACACGGCTGGACTCCTCGGGCACGAAGCGCACCCGGACCCGGTCCACGGTGGGGCGGCGGCCCCAGTACCGGGGGTTGACGGCGAGGGTGTACTCGCCGGTGCCGGAGTTGGCCGAGGTGACCACGTACGGGCCGGAGCCCGCCCCGCCGGACAGCTCCTCGGGCCGGTTCCCGGCGGCCGGGCTGATCAGGATGTTGGCCATCAGCTGGTCGAGGATGGGCACCGGGCGCTTGGTGTGCAGCCGGAAGGTGCGCTCGTCGACCGGCTCGACGGTGGGCATCTCGGGGAAGAGGCCGACGATGAACGAGCCGTTGACGCCCGCGTACATCTTCAGCGCGGTCGAGACGTCCTTGACGGTGACCGGAGTTCCGTCGGAGTAGCGGACCCCCTCACGGAGCCGCACCGTCCAGGCGGTGGGCTCGGTCATCTCGAAGCGGTCGGCGAGCACGAGTTCGGGGCGGAGCCCCTTGCCGATCCGGGTCAGCGCCTGGCGCACCGCGCGCTGCACCGTCACCGCCGCGTCGAACTGGTTGAGCTTGTTGTCCAGGCTGACCAGCGAGCGGTTCAGCCCGAGACTGATGGCGCCGGGCCCGGGGGCGCCGGTGGGCCCCGCGCACCCGGTGAGCGGGGCGAGGGCCATACCTGCTGAGGCGCCTGCTCCGAGGCGCAGCACGGACCGGCGGCTGAGGGCCGGAGCGTAGGGGATACGGGTCATCGTTGACCTCTCGGCGTTCCTGAGGCGAGCGACGTTCTGTGCGAGCTACCGGCTCGTTCGACTCGTGCGGCGCCCGGATGGGGGCCGTACGGGTCGAAGTGTCGCGGCGGTCACCGTGACATGGCTGCGCGCTTTACGCAATACTTCTCGCGCAGTTCGCGCAACGTATGTCATCATCGGGGCCACGGAGACGATGCCCACGGCGTGGGGCCGCTCCGCCTGTCATGGTCATTCGAGGAGGTACCGGTGGACATGACACCCAGCCGGAGACTGCTGGCCATCGCGGATGACCTGTCGGGCGCCGCGGAGGTGGCGGCCGCGGTTTGCTCGCGCACAACACGCAGTCGGGTACTGCTCTTCGGGGGGCCGGGCGCCGTCGGCATGGCAACGGCCCTTCGCCCCCGCCATGCCGGCGAGGCGACCGTCCTGGACCTGGACTCCCGCTACCGCCCGGCGGCGGAGGCGGCGGAGGCGGTCCGCGGGGCGCTGCGGATGTCCTGGCCGGACGGGGGCGGCCAGGACGCCGTGGCCGCCCCGGGCCCCTCGGACACCCTGGAAGCGCTGGACACCTTCGTCCTGAAGAAGATCGACTCGCTGCTGCGGGGCAATGTCGCCGCCGAGATCGCCGCACTCGCGGAGGGCGGTGCGGGGGTGGTGCTCGCCCCGGCACTGCCGATCGCCGGGCGCGTGGTGCGCTCGGGGGTGGTCCACATCGGCGGAGTGCCGCTCCACGAGGGCGACGCATGGCGCGCCGAGGCCGTCCCCCCGCCCGCCTCGGTGGCCCAGGCGCTGGGCGGCCTGCCCACCGCCCCGATCCCGCTCGCGACCGTACGGTCCTCCCGCCCCACCCTGCTCACCGCCCTGCGCGCGGCCGCGACGGCGGGACGGGTGGCCATCTGCGACGCGGAGACGGACGCGGATCTCGACGCGATCGTCGAGGCATCACTCGCGGACGGCCCCGGAATGCGACTGGTCGGCTCGGGCGGCCTGGCCCTGGCCCTGGGCCGCCACCTGACGACGGCCTCCCCGGCCACGGGGGCGCGGGCCGCACCGGGCACTGGGAGCCCGGCCGCCGCGGGCCCGGCCGCCCCTGGCGCCACGGGCTCGGCCGTCCCTGGCGCCACGGGCTCGGTTGCCACCGCCGTCGGGGGCCCGGCCGTCTCGGACAGCTGGGGCCGGGGCGCCGCCGACGCCACCCGGGCTGCGGTCCTCGCGTCGGCGGCCGGAACGGCCGCGTCCTCGGCGCAGACCGGGCGGCCGGTGCTGGTCGTCGTGGGTACGGCCGAGCCTGCCGCCGTTGAACAGGTGCGGCGGCTGGTCGAGGACGGGGCCAGCCACCACCCGCTTCCGCTTGCGGCGCTGTTGGCGGACGGGTCCCCGGTACGGCTGCCCGCGCTGACCGCCGCCGTCACCGTCGTCTCCCTCAGCGCCTCGCCCGAATCTCCGGGCCCGGCACCCGCGTACGAGGCGGTGGCCCTCCCCTCCCCCCGACCGGCGCCATCCTCCGTCGGCGGAGCCGAGCCGGTCTCCGGGCGGCGGCTGGTGCTCGGGCTTGCCCGGGCCGTCGGCGCGGCCGTCGCCGCGCACGACGGGGCCGTCGACCTCGTGCTGACCGGCGGTGAGACGGCGCGCCGGGTGCTGGACGCCCTGGCGGTGGCCGAGCTCGACCCGGTCGGCCAGGTGCACCACGGCGCCGTCCATCTCCGCACGCCCGACGGGCGATCCGTCGTTACCCGACCGGGCAGCTTCGGCGATCCCGACTCCCTGCGCCACATCGTCCGGGCACTGCGCCCCCACTCGACCGAACGGAAGGTCACCTCATGAACTCCTCCCCCCACCTCGCCCCCACCGGGGCCGCTGGTGCGGACACCGGTCCCGCCCCGCTCCCGCTGATCGCGGTCACCATGGGCGACGGCTCCGGCATCGGACCCGAGGTGGTCGTCCCCGCGCTGCTCGACCCGGACACCCTGCGGCGCTGCCGTCCGGTGGTCGTCGGGGACGCGGAGCGGCTGCGGGAGGCCGCCCGGCTGCGCGACATCGCGTGCGAGGTCGTCACCGTGGCCGCGCCCGGCGAGGCGGTGTTCAGCCCGGGCCGGATCAACGTCATCGACCTCGGGCTGCTCCCCGCCGATCTGCCCTGGGGCCGACTCTCCCCCATCGCCGGGGACGCGGCGTACCAGTACATACGGACCGCCGCCGAACTGGCCATGAACGGTGAGGTGCAAGGCATCTGCACCGCGCCGCTCAACAAGAAGGCGCTGCACGCGGGCGGCCATGTCTTCCCCGGCCACACCGAGCTGCTGGCCCATCTCACCGGGGTCGAGGAGGTGTCGATGATGCTGGCCACCCCCACGGTGAAAGTCATCCACGTCACCACCCACATCGGGCTCATCGACGCGGTGCGGAGGATCGAGCCCGGCCTGGTCGAGCGCACCGTGCGCCGCGGCCATGAGGCGATGGTCCGCGCCGGCACCCCGGAGCCGGTCATCGGGGTGTGCGGGATCAATCCGCACGCCGGTGAGAACGGGCTGTTCGGCTACGGCGAGGAGGAGGAGAAGATCGTGCCCGCGCTGGAGGTGCTGCGCGCGGACGGCATCGACGCCCGCGGCCCACTCCCCGCCGACACCGCCTTCTTCCTGGCCGGGCGCGGGGACTACGACCTGATCGTGGCGATGTATCACGACCAGGGGCACGGCCCGGTCAAGGTGCTGGGCCTGGAGGCCGGGGTCAACCTGACCGTCGGTCTGCCCGTCATCCGCACCTCCGTCGACCACGGCACCGCCTTCGACATCGCGGGTACGGGCACGGCCGACGCCGGTAGCATGATCGAGGCGCTGCGGCAGGCCGCCGAGATGTCGCCGTCCCCCGCCCGCTGACGCGGGGAGCCACGTTGAGGAACGCGAGGCCGAGTCCACGGTGAAGAACGCGAAAGACATGCCGGTGAACGGAGCGCGGGCCCGGCGCGACCGGATCGTCCACCTGGCCACGACCACGGGCCTGACCAGCGTGGAGGAGCTGTCCCGCACCTTCGGGGTCACCGCCTCCACCATCCGCCGCGACCTCGCCCAGCTCACCGCGGACGGTCGGCTGGCGCGGACGTACGGCGGGGCGATGGCCCTGGTGGCCCACCCGGAGGCGTCACTGCGCCAGCGCACGGGCGAGGCGTTCGAGGCCAAGCGGGCCATCGCGCTCTGGGCGGCGTCGACGGTGCGCGCCGGGGAGACGGTGCTGCTCGACGCCGGTTCGACCGTCGGCGCCCTCGCGCATGAACTGCGCACCGCCGAGGGGCTCACGGTCGCCACGACCGGGCTCACCGCGCTGCAGGAGCTCGCCGATGTGGAGACCGTGCAGGTGGAATGTATCGGCGGTACGCTCCGTCCGCTGAGCCAGAGCTTCCTCGGCCCGCTCGCCGAGGCCGCCCTGGAGCGCATGACCTTCGACCGGGTCTTCCTGGGCGCCGACGGGGTGACGGCCGAACACGGCATCTGCGAGGCGGATCTGCGCCAGACCCGTCTGAAGGAGCTGATGGCCCGCCGAGCGGAGGCGGTGTACGTCCTGGCCCATTCGGCGAAGATCGGCCGCCGCCCCTTCCACACCTGGGTGCGGCTGCCGCCCGGCTGGACACTGGTGACCGACGCCGACGCGGACCCCGGGGAGATCCGGGCACTGCGCGCCCAGGGGGTCGAGGTCACGATCGTCGGGGACGAGTAGCCGCCGCCTGCCCGGGCCGCGTACCCATCGCGCGTGAGCCGCGCACATCATGCGCGATCCGCGCACCCGTCGTACGTACGATGTGGGTGAGCGATGGTCCGGATTTTCGCGATCCGGATCAGGCAGACGTCGCATGCCGACAGCGACCGCCGAGACCATGCGTATATCCCGGGGGACCGGGGCACCCGCCCCCGGAGTGACGTGGCCACCAGCCCAAGAGCTTTGGAGGACACCGTGGCACGGCAGACCGACCCGACCCCCATCCACCCGACGCTGCGAGATCCCGGGCCGCCGTCTCCGACCCCGTCGCCCGGTCCGGGCGGACCCGAACCGGGTCCCGCGCCGGGCCCCGTGCCCGGACCGCCCCCGGGTCCGCCGCCCGATCCGATTCCCTCCCCTCCGCCCGAGCCGCCGCCGAATCCCACGCCCGGCCCGCCACCGGACCCGTCCCCCGACCCGGTGCCCAAGCCGCCGGGCCCGGATCCGGTCCCGGACCCCTCACCGGCGCCCGGCCCCTTGACCCGGTGAGCCGGTTGACCGGGTGACC encodes the following:
- a CDS encoding SDR family NAD(P)-dependent oxidoreductase, whose protein sequence is MAESRHAVVTGVSSGIGAAIAARLLDEGWRITGLSRTAPAHAVTRLHWIPADLSRPEGLPEVLAPVSGVDAIVHAAGVQRSARLGELDPEDGSLMWRIHVQAAGVLVDTLVDRVADGGRVVLVGSRTMTGVPGKSQYAATKAALPALARSWAAELAPRAVTVNVVAPGPTDTPMLRDPGRSRTPPVMPPLGRLVRAEEVAGLTSFLLGPEGGAVTGQTLVMCAGASL
- a CDS encoding sialidase family protein: MTADDDTAIPLTDGRLRARPGDPGLREAFLPAPAVQNHAANLTVLPGGDLGCVWFGGTQEGVPDISVWFSRLAPGAGTWTEPVRLSDDDTRSEQNPLLFPTPDGELWLLYTAQRAGDQDTAEVRLRVSADAGVTWGAPRTLFPATEAGGVFIRQPVAVLDSGRWLLPVFHCVATPGVKWVGDRDTSAVMISDDQGRTWRERPVPGSTGCVHMNVHQLPDTTLLALFRSRWADAVYRSHSTDGGETWSEPVRTELPNNNSSVQYVPLADGRLALVYNHSSRADATARRVSLYDEIDDEGQTGETPAPAATPDDSAPGAFWGAPRAPMTLALSSDHGLTWPVRRDLDTGDGHCLTNNSRDRLNRELSYPTIRQGPDGTLHIAYTYHRQAIKYVRVTPDWAADG
- a CDS encoding aldo/keto reductase produces the protein MNAHAHTHTTSQASPGGVALPGVPVRLSRLVLGTMTFGDTVDRAGAAAMLDTALDAGVTGVDTANAYAGGTTETILAELLPGRRDRIVLATKAGMPHPDAGGHSPLSARGMRAALEGSLRRLGTDRVDLFYLHQPDRATPLEETLGTVAEFVTEGKILALGVSNYAAWQIAEVTHTADRVGAPRPVVAQQLYNLLARRIEEEYREYAATSGLRTMVYNPLGGGLLTGRHAFEEQPESGRFGDSRVAEMYRRRYWDAGLFEGVRSLSRIAEEAGIPLVDLSLRWLLGRDGVDALLLGGSRVEHLRANLAAAAAGPLPAEVAAACDEVGARLRGPMPAYNR
- a CDS encoding ATP-binding cassette domain-containing protein, producing MTPTPLLAVEDLVVEYPVAGGVFRAVDGVSFAVPPGGALGVVGESGCGKSTIARSIVRLLRPTRGRILLDGTDIAGLPERRLRPLRKRVQMVFQDPYGSLDPHLTAEEIVAEPLRLNGMRSGAERARRAAALIDQVGLPAGALQRRPAEFSGGQRQRIGIARALASGPELLVCDEATSALDVSVQAQVLQLLRELQTERGLAYIVISHNLGVVREISSEVVVMRAGRIIESGPTGTVLSAPVEPYTRALRRAALDPTTMRGRKPRALVSAIAADQAPVAADQAPVAADQAPVAADQAPVGAGQEPGATQ
- a CDS encoding ABC transporter ATP-binding protein, coding for MSDTTSDPTNTPLLEVEDLQIELITDRGVVRAVDGVGFTIGPGETVTIIGESGSGKSTTAMGLLRLLPEGLAVLSGTARIFGADVIADATAAGRIRGRGVSLIPQDPMTALSPVHTIGRQLGEALRLRHPGMSRADARAKGVELLGRVRIPRPETRWGAYPHQFSGGMLQRVLIAIALAAEPRLLVADEPTSALDVTVQAGVLDLLMELQERTGIGILMITHDLGVARLVSDRIHVMRDGRFVESGPVEQIVDHPRERYTRDLLAAVPTLGPWDETPAAAVTEEAL
- a CDS encoding ABC transporter permease — encoded protein: MQGALEPPAPAKAGPGTRPSAVTARDLARATATRRRRSASLKLWTGAVCTLLVVVPVALAQVLPLPGAGDQDLSRRRLAPLTDGHLFGTDQLGRDVLSRVLHGGQVSLTVGVLAVVVSGLIGIVAGAAAGYYGRWVDAVVSRLLEAQMSLPLLMMLLLVVALFGPSVTVITCVIAIAQWPEVARLTRSLVLVEREKPYVAAAQVLGLPRIAILARHVIPNIVRQASLVVLLLLAQAVLLESALSYLGAGPQRPFATWGRIISDGQDYITTSWWLVTLPGLVIVLLVVGVNLLGDGLRDRTRRRTTEGSR
- a CDS encoding ABC transporter permease → MPRYLIRRLGQSVLTVFLTLSTVFVLVRMAPGDPAAALAGPNPSSADLARIREQFGLDRGLLTQYGLFLRDLFTGDLGTSYSFHAPALDVVLDRVPYTITLSLSAIALTTVVAVPLGVWMARRADTKRELGANVLTIAGQSMPDFWIGVMLLTLFAVAVPVLPASGFTTWGGLILPTVTVAILQMALISRLVRREMVAALASPYVTVARSRGVSNRVLTWRYAMGNSAIPVLTALGTRFAAMLNGVVVVEVVFGWPGVGSLVVRALETRDYPLIQATVLVTAALAVLVQLLIDLAYPLLDPRVRLGKAA
- a CDS encoding ABC transporter substrate-binding protein, whose product is MTRIPYAPALSRRSVLRLGAGASAGMALAPLTGCAGPTGAPGPGAISLGLNRSLVSLDNKLNQFDAAVTVQRAVRQALTRIGKGLRPELVLADRFEMTEPTAWTVRLREGVRYSDGTPVTVKDVSTALKMYAGVNGSFIVGLFPEMPTVEPVDERTFRLHTKRPVPILDQLMANILISPAAGNRPEELSGGAGSGPYVVTSANSGTGEYTLAVNPRYWGRRPTVDRVRVRFVPEESSRVVAVRSGELDVIDTITPDSAEQLKGLPGVRLDRTSGTRVNQLFFNFRKPRGHPLADARVREALSYAIDGEALVRDVLTDSAQQAEGVVPLALKGAVRTGRYVHDPGEARKRLAALGASDLKVKIIWESGEFPADTSVMEAVLEMLRGAGVRASLQQFEPGGDIQQWRQGRRGDWDVLGNGFSVPTGHASTSLQGMYGGTPEKERSRDTYQGYVFPRIATRLADASAETDEKTRNERLAAVQKQIWDTRPCLWAFVPDVVLARRTRVRDVGLLQLNSYDLAAVRLEG